The following coding sequences are from one Capsicum annuum cultivar UCD-10X-F1 chromosome 3, UCD10Xv1.1, whole genome shotgun sequence window:
- the LOC107863880 gene encoding dimethylnonatriene synthase, whose protein sequence is MTASMKLRILVLTASESTAETLIWALSLLLNDTRSLKLAQEELDEHVGRDRWVDESDIRGLPYLQAIVKETLRLYPPGPLAGPREATEDCYVGKYHIKKGTRLVVNLWRIQRDSRIWEDPHEFKPERWFWKKHTNINFKGQNFEYIPFSSGRRMCPGLMFGTQVVHLVLARLLHGFNISMPREEPVDLSEGLGIALPKVKPLQPLLSPRLAVELYQSL, encoded by the exons ATGActgctagcatgaaactcagg ATACTTGTCTTGACGGCGTCAGAGAGCACTGCAGAGACATTAATATGGGCACTATCTCTGTTATTAAATGATACTCGCTCATTGAAACTAGCTCAAGAAGAGTTAGATGAACATGTAGGAAGAGACAGATGGGTTGACGAATCGGACATCAGGGGCCTACCATATTTGCAAGCCATCGTAAAAGAAACCTTACGTCTCTACCCACCTGGTCCTTTGGCAGGGCCTCGAGAGGCCACTGAAGACTGTTACGTCGGTAAGTATCATATTAAAAAGGGTACTCGTTTAGTTGTCAACCTATGGAGGATTCAACGAGACTCGAGAATATGGGAAGATCCACACGAGTTTAAACCAGAAAGGTGGTTCTGGAAGAAACATACGAACATTAATTTTAAAGGACAAAATTTTGAGTATattccttttagctctggaagaAGAATGTGCCCTGGTTTGATGTTTGGAACCCAAGTAGTGCATTTGGTGCTAGCAAGATTACTTCATGGATTCAATATTTCAATGCCAAGGGAGGAACCAGTAGATCTGAGCGAGGGCTTAGGCATTGCCTTGCCTAAAGTGAAACCTCTTCAACCACTTCTTTCTCCTAGACTAGCTGTGGAACTCTACCAAAGTCTTTGA